Proteins encoded within one genomic window of Pseudonocardia sediminis:
- a CDS encoding Rv3235 family protein has translation MARTQNRPGSLWRVREFQTQLLPGDVPMLVTVTERYDPAVAARHAKAAAAQRCPHCRGDLSEPVPDELAATPRAYFAGEPTSGVAADSDLEIAARRAMAVVFEAIDGRRPVTQLNQLADPAVVRYVRAQAGALRGQRVPSRIYSCHVRQPWEGIGEVFGLARVGSRRVAAFASRVELRPAGWRIGALRVL, from the coding sequence ATGGCTCGAACCCAGAACCGCCCCGGCTCGCTCTGGCGGGTGCGGGAATTTCAGACCCAGCTCCTGCCGGGCGATGTCCCGATGCTGGTGACCGTCACCGAGCGCTACGACCCGGCGGTCGCCGCACGGCACGCCAAGGCCGCCGCCGCACAGCGCTGCCCGCACTGCCGCGGCGACCTCTCCGAGCCGGTCCCCGACGAGCTGGCGGCCACCCCGCGCGCCTACTTCGCGGGCGAGCCGACCAGCGGCGTCGCCGCCGATTCCGACCTCGAGATCGCCGCACGCCGGGCGATGGCCGTGGTCTTCGAGGCCATCGACGGCCGCCGACCGGTGACCCAGCTCAACCAGCTCGCCGACCCCGCGGTGGTCCGCTACGTGCGCGCACAGGCGGGGGCACTGCGCGGGCAGCGGGTCCCAAGCCGGATCTACAGCTGCCACGTCCGTCAGCCCTGGGAGGGCATCGGCGAGGTGTTCGGCCTCGCCCGGGTCGGGAGCCGCCGCGTCGCCGCCTTCGCGAGCCGGGTCGAGCTGCGCCCCGCGGGCTGGCGCATCGGCGCCCTGCGCGTGCTCTGA
- a CDS encoding DUF6409 family protein, whose translation MNAPDQRFTPGQVHMARPWLAGTELPAQRGILLREQLDISAEYVLLWFPGLGDPGARGALCAIARRDLTDDGQALAELPRTWVAKVYAAARRANRAGQWTWTGVGADIEAAHRANRRRSAR comes from the coding sequence ATGAACGCACCGGATCAGCGGTTCACCCCGGGGCAGGTGCACATGGCCCGCCCCTGGCTCGCGGGTACCGAGCTGCCCGCCCAGCGCGGGATCCTGCTCCGCGAACAGCTCGACATCAGCGCCGAGTACGTACTGCTGTGGTTCCCCGGTCTCGGCGACCCCGGAGCGCGAGGCGCTCTCTGCGCGATCGCGCGCCGCGACCTCACCGACGACGGGCAGGCACTCGCGGAGCTGCCGCGGACCTGGGTGGCCAAGGTCTACGCCGCCGCGCGCCGCGCCAACCGGGCGGGGCAATGGACCTGGACCGGTGTCGGCGCCGACATCGAAGCCGCCCACCGCGCCAACCGCAGGAGGAGCGCCCGGTGA
- a CDS encoding ArdC-like ssDNA-binding domain-containing protein, producing the protein MTTRTRNTRPRQTPEQRAARVAELTDKLNGAIAELTEGEQWTAMLRTAARFHRYSFRNTMLLLLQAEEREATISRVAGLHTWRAVGRRVRKGEKGYQILAPLRRKLGDEEAAKIGPEAYTGDGQPKKVVRGCKIVHVFDVEQTEGDELPDLPTPDALTGGDPAGLFDRLADLVSAEGYTIERNPEDGDTQGWTNYATAVVSVRPDVDDAQAAYVLAHELGHIRARHDERAISRAQRETEADSIAYVITAAHGLDSVTTSAPYVAGWSEGDTEVIAAAAEIVHREATRILAELEGDTDGPSEDPENADPENADPENTYPETAGPESAAAA; encoded by the coding sequence ATGACCACCCGTACACGCAACACCCGCCCGCGCCAGACCCCGGAGCAGCGCGCGGCGCGGGTCGCGGAGCTGACCGACAAGCTCAACGGCGCGATTGCCGAGCTGACCGAGGGCGAGCAGTGGACCGCGATGCTGCGCACCGCCGCCCGGTTCCACCGCTACAGCTTCCGCAACACCATGCTGCTGCTCTTGCAGGCCGAGGAACGCGAGGCGACCATCAGCCGGGTCGCCGGCCTACACACCTGGCGCGCTGTCGGCCGCCGGGTCCGCAAGGGCGAAAAGGGCTACCAGATCCTCGCGCCGCTACGCCGCAAGCTCGGCGACGAGGAGGCCGCGAAGATCGGCCCCGAGGCCTACACCGGCGACGGGCAGCCCAAGAAGGTCGTTCGAGGCTGCAAGATCGTGCACGTCTTCGACGTCGAGCAGACCGAAGGCGACGAGCTGCCCGACCTACCCACCCCCGACGCGCTCACCGGCGGCGACCCCGCCGGACTCTTCGACCGCCTCGCCGACCTGGTTAGCGCCGAGGGCTACACCATCGAGCGCAACCCCGAGGACGGCGACACCCAGGGCTGGACCAACTACGCCACCGCCGTGGTGTCCGTGCGCCCCGACGTCGACGACGCCCAGGCCGCCTACGTCCTGGCCCACGAGCTCGGCCACATCCGCGCCCGCCACGACGAGCGAGCCATCAGCCGCGCGCAGCGCGAGACCGAGGCCGACTCGATCGCCTACGTGATCACCGCGGCGCACGGCCTCGACAGCGTCACCACCTCCGCCCCCTACGTGGCGGGGTGGAGTGAGGGCGACACCGAGGTCATCGCCGCCGCCGCGGAGATCGTCCACCGGGAGGCGACCCGCATCCTCGCCGAGCTGGAGGGCGACACCGACGGGCCGAGCGAGGACCCCGAGAACGCAGACCCCGAGAACGCAGACCCCGAGAACACATACCCGGAGACCGCAGGCCCGGAGAGCGCCGCCGCGGCATGA
- a CDS encoding ParB/RepB/Spo0J family partition protein encodes MSASTAPAGTARAGTAPAGGAGGPAAGGRTAETRPPRDYPREAAMVPVDRLQFNRHNIRRDLGDLSALTASIRAEGVLQSLVAHKKFLRRAGQPDLELIAGHRRLAAAEHAGLARVPVLIVPELADDDVLFAMLGEDQKEPVPVDDRARAITSLHEGHGHSYPAIAERLGISLAALQNVLQGREPHAMSRRRRTSPRAPGRRSGPPRIRPTRVHELCHQWETGRIDGASVVTELRAALGGWTPAPSRDHGPDENTDDGEPHHDESAQTR; translated from the coding sequence GTGAGCGCGTCGACGGCACCCGCCGGTACAGCACGCGCCGGCACAGCACCCGCCGGTGGGGCGGGCGGTCCGGCCGCGGGCGGCCGGACCGCCGAGACCCGCCCGCCGCGCGACTATCCGCGCGAGGCGGCGATGGTTCCGGTGGACCGGCTGCAGTTCAACCGGCACAACATCCGCCGAGACCTCGGTGACCTCTCGGCGCTCACCGCGTCGATCCGAGCCGAGGGTGTGCTGCAGTCGTTGGTCGCGCACAAGAAGTTTCTGCGCCGTGCCGGCCAGCCCGACCTCGAGCTGATCGCCGGGCACCGGCGCCTGGCGGCGGCCGAGCACGCCGGCCTGGCCCGGGTGCCGGTACTGATCGTGCCCGAGCTCGCCGACGACGACGTGCTGTTCGCGATGCTCGGGGAGGACCAGAAAGAACCGGTGCCGGTCGACGACCGGGCGCGGGCGATCACGTCGTTGCACGAGGGGCACGGGCACAGCTATCCGGCGATCGCCGAGCGTCTCGGCATCAGCCTGGCCGCCCTGCAGAACGTTCTGCAGGGCCGGGAGCCCCACGCGATGAGCCGCCGGCGGCGAACGTCGCCGAGGGCTCCGGGCCGCCGCTCCGGGCCGCCGCGGATCAGACCGACGCGGGTGCACGAGCTCTGCCACCAGTGGGAGACCGGCCGTATCGATGGCGCCAGCGTCGTCACCGAGCTCCGCGCAGCCCTGGGCGGCTGGACCCCGGCTCCGTCCCGGGACCACGGGCCGGACGAGAACACCGACGACGGCGAGCCGCATCACGACGAGTCCGCACAGACCCGGTAA
- a CDS encoding translation initiation factor IF-2, which yields MAGKTGARAPREVRDRVGELAAARDRVDADQVERRRREDEAFARYAAADLDAQKVTAERDATLAELDQQRQRVRDAAGAKLAAVEERQRAVLAELNRGGRSAEDLAAVFGLPLKRVRTQLRAAKAETALPRDVPPTASGAADAGAAQGPVVAAEAATATDTDSPGHAG from the coding sequence ATGGCGGGCAAGACTGGAGCGCGGGCGCCGCGTGAGGTGCGTGACCGGGTGGGAGAGCTGGCGGCGGCGCGAGACCGCGTTGATGCCGATCAGGTCGAGCGCCGGCGCCGCGAGGACGAGGCGTTCGCCCGATACGCCGCGGCCGATCTTGACGCACAGAAGGTCACTGCGGAGCGCGACGCCACGCTCGCCGAGCTGGACCAGCAGCGCCAACGTGTCCGGGACGCGGCTGGGGCCAAGCTGGCCGCGGTCGAGGAGCGCCAGCGCGCCGTGCTCGCCGAGCTGAACCGCGGCGGGCGTAGCGCGGAGGACCTGGCCGCGGTGTTCGGGCTACCGCTCAAGCGGGTCCGGACCCAGCTCCGCGCGGCCAAGGCAGAAACAGCTCTGCCGCGTGACGTTCCGCCGACCGCATCAGGGGCGGCCGACGCCGGGGCCGCGCAGGGGCCGGTCGTGGCCGCCGAGGCCGCAACGGCGACCGATACCGATTCGCCAGGACATGCCGGCTGA
- a CDS encoding bifunctional DNA primase/polymerase produces the protein MTHEQQVKDSTRGRTGRLGHLGRAALAAAEAGLAVFPLHPGSKYPALHGQRDCDGTGVCAGGHLGWEQRATRDPRQITAWWSQRPWNLGIATGRSGLVVIDLDDGHGETAPEPWTGARNGREVLTRLAQEAGQPGPWATYQVATPTGGQHLYFRAPEGSALRNTAGALGWRIDTRAHGGFIVGATSRRDVGTYQAVNRAAIAPLPAWLAQALTPPEREPVTGPVATVRPRGAAEKYVEAIVRDETEAMAAAAPGTRHAARLKAARTLGQLVAGRSPLDHMTARARLLGAAEAHIGVQDTSREEVERDVDDGLAYGAQMPRDIDTDGGAR, from the coding sequence ATGACGCACGAGCAGCAGGTGAAGGACAGCACGCGCGGGCGGACCGGCCGGCTCGGACACCTCGGACGGGCAGCCCTGGCCGCCGCCGAGGCCGGCCTGGCGGTGTTCCCGCTGCACCCGGGATCGAAGTACCCGGCACTGCACGGTCAGCGCGACTGCGACGGCACCGGGGTGTGCGCCGGGGGGCACCTCGGGTGGGAGCAGCGCGCGACCCGCGACCCGCGACAGATCACCGCCTGGTGGAGCCAGCGGCCCTGGAATCTGGGCATCGCGACCGGTAGGAGCGGCCTGGTGGTGATCGATCTCGACGACGGGCACGGCGAGACCGCCCCGGAGCCGTGGACCGGGGCCCGCAACGGGCGCGAGGTCCTGACCCGCCTGGCCCAGGAAGCCGGCCAGCCCGGCCCGTGGGCGACCTACCAGGTAGCGACCCCGACCGGCGGTCAGCATCTCTACTTCCGGGCGCCCGAGGGATCGGCGTTGCGCAACACGGCCGGGGCCCTGGGATGGCGGATCGACACCCGCGCACACGGTGGGTTCATCGTGGGTGCGACGTCGCGGCGCGACGTCGGGACCTACCAGGCGGTGAACCGAGCCGCGATCGCGCCACTCCCGGCATGGCTGGCCCAGGCGTTGACCCCGCCCGAGCGGGAGCCGGTCACCGGGCCGGTCGCGACGGTGCGCCCCCGTGGGGCAGCCGAGAAGTACGTGGAGGCGATCGTGCGGGATGAGACCGAGGCGATGGCGGCCGCCGCGCCCGGCACCCGGCACGCGGCCCGGCTCAAGGCGGCACGGACGCTGGGGCAGCTCGTGGCCGGCCGGTCCCCCCTGGACCACATGACGGCCCGGGCCCGGCTGCTCGGCGCGGCCGAGGCACACATCGGGGTGCAGGACACCTCCCGCGAGGAAGTCGAGCGCGACGTCGACGACGGTCTCGCCTACGGCGCTCAGATGCCGCGCGACATCGACACCGACGGCGGTGCGCGGTGA